The following proteins are co-located in the Microcystis wesenbergii NRERC-220 genome:
- a CDS encoding Ycf51 family protein, protein MVYANRFHRISIIENMDIPLNFAKYIQWSGIATLVFLVLTIIAFLVGWGIRFRLVGVTSFMAVLTVGIFGLGLGLFTRTEIPGAVRFSLVYDNGANQAVISLPNTVTAEQVEATLKQAASDLFSSGRAGAGGNNQFIISARTLIHPQPGLSAPLYLGQIKKSFSAPGDNTPELQLFPESFAKISQ, encoded by the coding sequence ATGGTTTATGCTAACCGTTTTCATAGAATCAGTATTATAGAAAATATGGACATTCCCCTGAACTTTGCCAAATACATCCAATGGTCTGGTATTGCCACGCTGGTTTTTTTGGTACTTACGATTATCGCTTTTCTCGTCGGTTGGGGAATCCGCTTTCGTCTCGTCGGTGTCACTAGCTTTATGGCCGTGTTGACGGTGGGGATTTTCGGTCTTGGGTTAGGATTATTTACCCGTACAGAAATTCCGGGAGCGGTGAGATTCTCCCTTGTCTATGATAACGGAGCTAATCAAGCTGTTATCTCCCTGCCCAATACTGTTACTGCCGAGCAGGTGGAAGCAACCCTAAAACAAGCCGCTAGTGACTTGTTTTCCTCCGGTCGCGCCGGTGCTGGCGGTAATAATCAATTTATCATTAGCGCTCGCACTCTCATTCATCCTCAGCCCGGTTTATCTGCTCCTTTGTACTTAGGACAGATTAAAAAATCCTTCTCCGCCCCGGGGGATAATACACCTGAACTACAGCTTTTTCCCGAAAGTTTCGCTAAAATTAGCCAATAA
- a CDS encoding iron-containing alcohol dehydrogenase family protein, with translation MSNAVAVLPLLIAPAQVIRGDNALEESTGKLADLGKRPLVVGGDRNLAFLSSPLKNLTPSYHSYAPDCSENSLAYLKASVKSHEADFIIGVGGGKALDTAKLLAHQCHLPIATIPTSAATCAAWTALSNVYSDAGAFLYDLSLARCPDLLILDYGIIQTAPKRTLIAGIGDAIAKWYEASVSSGHSTETLIIAAVQQARVLRDILFQKSPAALENIGGEDWKQVVDATVLLAGVIGGLGGANCRTVAAHAIHNGLTHIPACHHALHGEKVAYGILAQLRLEEIVLGNQLAVSARGQLIQFYEQIGLPKSLEDLGLRDVSLAQLRHAAAIACQPNSDIHRLPFTVSPEQVMAAMVSTTTADTIGQKVKAN, from the coding sequence ATGTCCAATGCTGTCGCTGTTTTGCCCCTGTTAATCGCCCCCGCACAAGTGATTCGGGGTGACAATGCCCTAGAAGAATCCACCGGCAAGTTAGCGGATTTGGGTAAACGTCCCCTCGTGGTGGGCGGCGATCGCAATTTAGCTTTTTTGTCATCTCCCCTGAAAAATCTCACTCCTAGCTATCACAGTTATGCCCCCGATTGTTCGGAAAATTCCCTAGCATATTTAAAGGCATCTGTCAAGAGTCATGAGGCAGATTTTATCATCGGTGTGGGTGGCGGCAAAGCCCTCGATACGGCCAAATTACTCGCCCATCAGTGCCATTTGCCGATCGCCACGATTCCCACCTCCGCCGCTACCTGTGCCGCTTGGACAGCCCTATCTAACGTCTATTCCGACGCGGGGGCGTTTCTTTACGATCTGTCCCTAGCCCGTTGTCCGGATTTATTAATTCTCGATTACGGTATTATCCAAACTGCCCCGAAAAGAACCTTAATCGCCGGTATTGGCGATGCGATCGCTAAATGGTACGAGGCCTCCGTCAGTAGCGGTCATTCCACAGAAACCCTGATCATTGCCGCTGTCCAACAGGCCCGGGTTTTGCGGGACATTCTTTTCCAAAAATCCCCGGCAGCCCTGGAAAATATCGGCGGGGAGGACTGGAAACAGGTGGTAGATGCCACCGTTTTATTAGCCGGAGTAATTGGTGGTTTAGGGGGTGCTAATTGTCGTACCGTGGCCGCCCATGCAATTCATAATGGTTTAACCCATATTCCCGCTTGCCATCATGCCCTGCACGGGGAAAAAGTCGCCTACGGAATTCTCGCCCAATTGCGTCTAGAGGAAATAGTTTTGGGTAATCAATTGGCAGTATCGGCCCGGGGGCAACTAATCCAGTTTTATGAACAAATTGGTTTACCGAAATCCCTAGAGGATTTAGGATTAAGAGATGTTTCCCTTGCCCAATTGCGCCACGCGGCCGCAATTGCCTGTCAGCCTAATTCGGACATTCATCGTTTACCTTTTACGGTTTCCCCCGAACAAGTTATGGCGGCCATGGTTTCCACTACCACTGCCGATACGATCGGGCAGAAAGTTAAAGCTAATTAA
- a CDS encoding type II toxin-antitoxin system HigB family toxin, protein MPVISRKKLNEFAERYPETKSALKEWYQKMKTGQFQSIAELRTIFPNADEVGKLTVFNIGGNKIRLIAAIHYIDKKFIALPKLVRYIYFLPFCLLPFG, encoded by the coding sequence ATGCCCGTTATCAGTCGTAAGAAATTAAATGAATTTGCCGAAAGGTATCCCGAAACAAAATCAGCATTAAAAGAATGGTATCAAAAAATGAAGACAGGACAATTTCAGTCCATAGCAGAATTAAGAACCATTTTCCCCAATGCTGACGAAGTAGGAAAACTGACTGTATTTAACATAGGCGGAAATAAGATTAGACTCATAGCAGCGATTCATTACATCGACAAAAAATTTATAGCGCTTCCTAAGCTAGTGAGGTACATCTATTTTCTTCCCTTTTGCCTTTTGCCGTTCGGCTGA
- a CDS encoding TIM-barrel domain-containing protein yields MLNEIFAANDAYKFLKVEDYFYRYKEWEKLEKVTSHSFDQDSERLSLKFTKADGRNCCLLIQFIQKDTFRVRFNPSYESGEQYPTENTRSVVMDSIEELRTVLKASENFQVSIQENNEQVELKTQGTDDHPSLKMVVKFNPFVIEVFGFSTETNDYFRVWQTANPGIYYTSNGAEDYAIIQAVNKPATAKYIGFGEQGGQGLTKNTAQLNYFNFDNMRYRQVYNRGPLDDREPLYHSDPFFFEFNGVPDQKSVNAIFIDNPGQILVDVGYMNSGRYMFGTRFGILDYFFFLNSEPRHVLDDFTSIVGRPRLKPRYILGYHQGCYGYDSRGSVEWAVGKYRDYQIPLDGLHIDVDIQHNYQTFTIDTNKFPDPLSMFDNLRKKGLKCSTNITPVISNKDINYQTYQEGLSNSYFVLDKRYDPDNPASRSYQCYGGGNEYRPNDPDKIQGFNSGQPYIGEVYYGNDAYGNELGTPGHYPDFGRGEVRKWWGTQYQYLFDMGLEMVWQDMTTPAIRETRGDMKGFPFQLYVTSDFISGVTPQLTPAIKVWNLYAYNLHKATYHGLNYLPGRDNKRNFIIGRGSFTGSHRFSGLWTGDNASDWDFLRMNVSQVLCLGMCGLAICGQDIGGFETSSIDDGKWASPELLIRWTVAGAFLPWFRNHYVRKGRKEFQEPFMYLEYFQERNLPIPQPQDLYAMVLPICKHYIELRYRLMQLFYDCLFENCLDGMPICRPMFLNDPQDQSLYNDKEYFLDNQFFVGKDLLISPVTKPQAETNGGKWDVYLPQGSNWYCFMNNQLPLASLVEGGTTIRDFDANLNLEGKHINFIVPIYVRSGAIIPMIELEQYVGELNQQGKPNPITLNIYPGQSGEYTMYLDDGVSRSSAVDKPEEQGGDPLAKSEYRQTQITHQYIAPKNREIKIERIHDKYTPKYETFFFVAILHDPSETQGSSGSLNKVILNNQEIQKLGNGDYNALNGASLNAWYYNPTINISFIKVFDNLPSVTITLEYA; encoded by the coding sequence ATGTTAAATGAAATTTTTGCGGCTAATGATGCCTATAAATTCCTGAAAGTAGAAGACTATTTTTATCGTTATAAAGAATGGGAAAAATTAGAAAAAGTCACTTCTCATTCTTTTGACCAAGATAGCGAGCGTCTCAGTCTTAAATTTACCAAAGCCGACGGGAGAAACTGCTGTCTGTTAATTCAATTTATTCAAAAAGATACTTTTCGTGTGCGATTCAATCCCAGTTACGAATCTGGTGAACAATATCCTACAGAAAATACTCGCTCGGTTGTTATGGATAGCATTGAAGAACTTAGAACAGTTCTCAAAGCTAGTGAAAATTTCCAAGTAAGTATTCAGGAAAATAATGAACAAGTTGAACTGAAAACACAAGGGACAGATGACCATCCTAGCTTAAAAATGGTTGTCAAGTTTAATCCTTTTGTGATTGAAGTGTTTGGCTTCTCTACCGAAACTAATGACTATTTCAGAGTTTGGCAAACCGCTAATCCTGGAATCTACTATACTTCTAATGGAGCAGAAGATTATGCCATTATCCAAGCGGTAAATAAACCAGCTACTGCCAAATATATTGGCTTTGGGGAACAAGGAGGACAGGGTTTAACCAAAAATACAGCCCAGTTGAATTATTTCAACTTTGATAATATGCGCTATCGACAGGTTTATAATCGAGGTCCTTTAGATGACAGAGAACCCCTTTACCATTCTGATCCTTTCTTTTTTGAATTTAATGGTGTTCCCGATCAAAAGAGTGTTAATGCCATTTTTATTGATAACCCCGGTCAAATCTTGGTTGATGTGGGTTATATGAATTCTGGTCGCTATATGTTTGGAACTCGCTTTGGTATCTTAGATTACTTTTTCTTTTTAAATAGTGAACCCCGTCATGTCTTAGACGATTTTACCTCAATTGTCGGTCGTCCCCGTTTAAAACCTCGCTACATTTTAGGCTATCATCAGGGATGTTATGGTTATGATAGTCGAGGTAGTGTCGAATGGGCTGTTGGAAAATATCGAGATTATCAGATTCCTTTGGATGGTCTTCATATTGATGTAGATATTCAACATAACTACCAAACTTTTACCATTGATACTAATAAGTTTCCTGACCCTTTATCAATGTTTGATAATTTGCGAAAAAAGGGGTTAAAATGCAGTACAAATATAACTCCTGTTATTAGTAACAAAGATATCAATTATCAGACCTATCAGGAAGGATTAAGCAATAGTTATTTCGTCTTAGATAAACGTTATGACCCCGATAATCCTGCTAGTCGCTCCTATCAGTGCTATGGTGGAGGCAACGAATATCGTCCCAATGATCCCGATAAAATACAAGGATTTAACAGTGGTCAACCTTATATCGGAGAAGTTTATTATGGCAATGATGCCTATGGCAATGAGTTAGGAACGCCAGGTCATTATCCTGATTTTGGGCGAGGCGAAGTGCGAAAATGGTGGGGAACCCAATATCAATATCTCTTTGATATGGGGTTAGAAATGGTCTGGCAAGATATGACAACCCCTGCTATTCGTGAGACTCGTGGGGACATGAAAGGGTTTCCTTTTCAACTCTATGTGACCAGTGATTTTATTTCTGGTGTCACGCCTCAATTAACCCCTGCAATTAAAGTCTGGAACCTTTATGCTTACAATCTCCATAAAGCGACTTATCATGGACTAAATTATCTACCTGGACGGGATAATAAACGCAACTTTATCATTGGGCGAGGTAGTTTTACTGGCTCTCATCGCTTTTCAGGATTATGGACGGGAGATAATGCTTCGGATTGGGATTTTCTGCGGATGAATGTTTCTCAGGTTCTTTGCTTGGGAATGTGTGGACTTGCTATCTGCGGTCAAGATATCGGTGGTTTTGAAACCTCATCTATAGATGATGGAAAATGGGCAAGTCCTGAGCTTTTAATTCGTTGGACAGTGGCAGGTGCTTTCTTACCTTGGTTCAGAAATCATTATGTCCGAAAAGGACGCAAGGAATTTCAAGAACCATTTATGTATTTAGAATACTTCCAAGAAAGGAATCTGCCTATTCCTCAACCCCAAGATTTGTATGCAATGGTATTGCCGATTTGCAAACATTATATTGAATTGCGCTATCGGTTGATGCAGCTTTTCTATGACTGCCTTTTCGAGAATTGTTTGGATGGAATGCCGATTTGCCGTCCTATGTTTCTTAATGATCCTCAAGACCAGTCTCTTTATAATGATAAAGAATATTTCCTTGACAACCAGTTTTTTGTTGGAAAGGATCTTCTCATTTCTCCTGTTACCAAACCTCAAGCGGAGACGAATGGAGGTAAATGGGATGTTTATCTACCCCAAGGTAGTAATTGGTATTGTTTTATGAACAACCAACTACCTTTAGCCAGTTTAGTTGAAGGAGGAACGACGATTCGAGATTTTGATGCGAATCTTAATCTTGAGGGGAAACACATTAATTTCATCGTTCCTATCTATGTTCGTTCAGGTGCAATTATTCCCATGATTGAGCTTGAACAATATGTAGGAGAACTGAATCAGCAAGGTAAACCCAATCCTATTACTTTGAATATTTACCCCGGTCAAAGTGGTGAATATACAATGTATTTAGATGATGGGGTGAGTCGTTCTTCAGCAGTGGACAAACCGGAAGAGCAAGGGGGTGATCCACTAGCGAAGAGTGAATATCGCCAAACTCAGATTACCCATCAATACATAGCACCGAAAAATCGTGAGATTAAGATAGAGCGTATTCATGATAAATATACGCCTAAGTACGAGACGTTTTTCTTTGTTGCTATTTTGCACGATCCTTCTGAAACTCAGGGAAGCTCTGGTTCTTTGAATAAAGTTATTCTCAACAATCAAGAAATCCAGAAATTAGGCAATGGAGATTATAATGCCCTCAATGGGGCTAGTTTGAATGCTTGGTATTATAACCCAACCATTAATATTAGCTTTATTAAGGTATTTGATAATCTCCCTTCGGTCACGATAACTTTGGAGTATGCTTAG
- a CDS encoding HetZ-related protein 2, which produces MTTIIDELRQQWQDRLSQTEDSLTDRQRDTIINWLLGEDSQRWETLDQRDLEIAKRGLVYLWQILRQRYLKVSPTRAYRNLIDRLGACVTLRQQIRTWVSLSRDRQQAVADVLQEIIQEMLNSDRYLQSQLAWIARCTNDQATRDQLLLATLEEYALRPIRNQPLLAYRFVNYLRRQSRSGITNVPRQEMIRILSDEISGDEGENSLSLLDQNAIATDEDQRTCQEAQILRAKVQESFARYLEENVSPEAVTWFNLYLGGESQDAIAKAMNIPIQRIYRIREKVGYHAIKVFALKEGTELISEWLQISPKEHNFGLTLSQWQSYYAGLSPTGKSVIDGLKAGKTLEEIAGELNCKRTQVVKEWTKLYLSAQSLRTKT; this is translated from the coding sequence ATGACGACAATAATCGACGAGTTAAGGCAACAGTGGCAAGATCGCCTCTCTCAAACAGAGGATTCCTTAACCGATCGCCAACGGGATACCATTATCAATTGGTTACTCGGTGAAGATAGCCAACGTTGGGAAACTTTGGACCAGAGAGATTTAGAAATCGCTAAACGGGGATTAGTCTATCTTTGGCAAATTCTGCGGCAACGCTATCTGAAAGTTAGTCCCACCCGCGCCTATCGTAACCTGATTGATCGTCTCGGCGCTTGTGTCACTCTCCGGCAACAAATTCGCACTTGGGTTTCCCTAAGTCGCGATCGTCAGCAAGCGGTGGCCGATGTCTTGCAAGAAATTATTCAAGAGATGTTAAATAGCGATCGCTATCTACAATCCCAGTTAGCATGGATCGCTCGTTGTACCAATGATCAAGCTACTCGTGATCAGCTGCTGTTAGCCACCCTAGAGGAATACGCCCTGCGTCCGATCCGCAATCAACCCCTGTTAGCCTATCGTTTTGTTAATTATCTCCGTCGTCAATCGAGAAGCGGTATCACTAATGTGCCGCGGCAAGAAATGATCCGGATTCTCTCCGATGAAATTAGTGGCGATGAGGGGGAAAATAGCTTAAGTTTACTGGATCAAAATGCGATCGCTACCGACGAAGATCAACGCACTTGTCAAGAAGCGCAAATTCTCCGGGCAAAAGTTCAAGAGAGTTTTGCTAGGTATCTAGAGGAAAATGTTAGTCCGGAGGCGGTGACTTGGTTTAACCTCTATCTAGGGGGCGAAAGCCAAGATGCGATCGCCAAAGCGATGAATATTCCCATTCAACGGATTTATCGTATCCGGGAAAAAGTTGGCTATCATGCGATTAAGGTTTTTGCCCTCAAGGAAGGGACAGAATTAATCAGTGAATGGTTACAAATCAGCCCGAAAGAGCATAATTTTGGCTTAACTCTCAGTCAATGGCAAAGTTACTATGCTGGCCTTTCTCCCACGGGTAAAAGCGTTATCGATGGCTTAAAAGCGGGTAAAACCCTTGAGGAAATCGCCGGGGAATTAAACTGTAAACGCACGCAAGTGGTCAAAGAATGGACGAAACTTTATCTAAGCGCCCAAAGTCTCAGGACAAAAACCTAA